From the genome of Hymenobacter cellulosilyticus, one region includes:
- a CDS encoding YncE family protein, producing the protein MLSAQPFSTLFSRFALVGGLALALGSCSDDPEEAGPLYNISKDGNNVFVLNEGKFQTPNGAVSYFNKGSKTVVDKSIFQTVNQRELGDVVQSMLVVGNQGYIVANNSKKVEVVNLTTFKTIATVKNLEQPRYAVAAGTNKAYITEWVKYGSPGRVSVLDLTTNTVVKTITVGKQPEQIVAVNGKVYVANSGDNNLSVINPATDVVEATITVPDGPSSLVVDKTNTIWVLGAGFTVYDSNPPYAVLSSTPGSLTKVNPTTNTVQSSLAFASNNPSGLRIDGTGAQLFYRYKGAIYRMSTTDLTLPATPLIRRSFSGLDIDPKDNTIYAAVTPSYTTAGKFIRYQGTGAAIDSFEVNIAPNGFVFY; encoded by the coding sequence ATGCTTTCCGCACAACCCTTTTCTACTCTGTTTTCCCGCTTCGCCCTCGTCGGCGGCCTGGCTTTGGCCCTGGGCAGCTGCTCCGACGATCCGGAAGAAGCCGGGCCCTTGTACAACATCAGCAAGGATGGCAACAACGTCTTCGTACTGAATGAAGGCAAGTTTCAGACTCCTAACGGGGCCGTTTCCTACTTCAACAAGGGCAGCAAGACGGTAGTCGACAAGAGCATTTTCCAGACCGTAAACCAGCGGGAACTGGGCGACGTGGTACAGTCGATGCTGGTGGTAGGCAACCAAGGCTACATCGTGGCCAACAACAGCAAGAAGGTGGAAGTAGTGAACCTGACCACGTTTAAGACTATAGCTACGGTCAAAAACCTGGAGCAGCCCCGCTACGCGGTAGCGGCCGGTACCAACAAGGCGTACATCACCGAGTGGGTAAAATACGGCAGCCCGGGCCGGGTATCGGTGCTGGACTTGACTACTAATACCGTGGTTAAGACCATTACCGTTGGCAAGCAGCCCGAGCAAATCGTGGCCGTGAACGGCAAGGTGTACGTGGCCAACTCGGGCGACAATAACCTGAGCGTTATCAACCCGGCTACCGACGTGGTTGAAGCCACCATCACGGTGCCCGACGGCCCCAGCAGCCTTGTAGTCGACAAAACCAACACCATCTGGGTGCTGGGCGCGGGCTTTACCGTGTACGACTCCAACCCGCCCTACGCCGTGCTGTCGTCGACGCCCGGCAGCCTGACCAAGGTGAACCCGACGACCAACACGGTGCAGTCGAGCCTGGCTTTTGCCAGCAACAACCCCAGCGGCCTGCGCATCGACGGGACGGGCGCCCAGCTCTTCTACCGTTACAAGGGCGCCATCTACCGCATGAGCACCACCGACCTTACGCTGCCCGCTACCCCGCTGATCCGGCGCAGCTTCAGCGGCCTAGACATTGACCCCAAGGACAACACCATCTATGCCGCCGTTACGCCTTCCTACACCACGGCCGGCAAGTTTATCCGCTACCAGGGCACGGGTGCAGCCATCGACTCATTCGAGGTCAATATTGCTCCCAACGGCTTTGTGTTCTATTAA
- a CDS encoding helix-turn-helix domain-containing protein, translated as MKTTLLHIKNMVCPRCIDAVRHLLEQAGYRPTEVTLGQAQLDHTTPADPAVLAPILHEAGFEVLMGRADQLTEQIKGALGEYLEHLRTARMPLTTSAFLTERFAATYSHLSKVFSRTANLTIEKYLIRLKIERVKEMLSYGEMTLSEIADQMRYSSGQHLSNQFRQVTGRSVSEFRRDLMPKRLSLDQLA; from the coding sequence GTGAAAACGACGCTCCTCCACATTAAGAACATGGTGTGCCCTCGCTGCATCGACGCAGTGCGCCACCTTCTCGAACAGGCCGGCTACCGTCCTACCGAGGTGACTCTCGGCCAGGCGCAGCTCGACCATACCACGCCCGCCGACCCGGCCGTGCTGGCCCCCATTCTGCACGAAGCCGGCTTCGAAGTGCTGATGGGCCGCGCCGACCAGCTCACCGAGCAAATCAAAGGGGCGCTGGGTGAATACCTGGAACACCTGCGCACCGCCCGCATGCCCCTGACCACCTCAGCCTTCCTGACCGAACGGTTTGCGGCCACGTACTCGCACCTGAGCAAAGTATTCTCGCGCACGGCCAACCTGACCATCGAGAAATACCTGATTCGCCTCAAGATTGAGCGGGTCAAGGAAATGCTGAGCTACGGGGAAATGACGCTCAGCGAAATTGCCGACCAGATGCGCTACAGCAGCGGCCAGCACCTGAGCAACCAGTTCCGCCAGGTTACGGGCCGCTCGGTCAGTGAATTCCGCCGGGACCTTATGCCGAAACGACTTTCCCTGGACCAGCTGGCGTAA
- a CDS encoding B12-binding domain-containing radical SAM protein, protein MASPRILLITPPLTQLNTPYPATPYIKGFLGGRGYQVTQADLGLELVLKLFSSEGLQRVFAEIEAGSFELSDNARRMVRLQRSYLATIGPVIRFLQNKDSTLASRICHNRFLPEAARFDNIADLEAAFGTLGLHDQARHLATLYLEDLGDLIKETVGPQFGFSRYAERLGMSATSFDAMHEALQTAPNLLDRMLLELLDELVARVEPEAVGFSVPFPGNLYGALRLAGRVKELRPRVKTLMGGGYPNTELRQIKEPRFFDYIDFLTLDDGEGPWLRLLEYIQQENELRTQQVEGHVEHSETSGVLTAAYHSNDSTLAASALPLHDVLSLPTVLPDRSLLQRTFLRNEAGIVEYINHPHPDVPHTEVGTPDYSDLPLTEYLSVIEVLNPMHRLWSDGRWNKLTIAHGCYWKRCSFCDVTLDYISRYETAPATLLVDRIEQIVRQTGQTGFHFVDEAAPPLALRDLAIELIKRQVNITWWGNIRFEKTFSPDLCRLLAASGCIAVSGGLEVASDRLLALMEKGVTIAQVARVTDGFTQAGIMVHAYLMYGFPTQTTQETVDALEVVRQLFGAGIVQSGYWHRFAMTAHSPVGKNPAKYQVVPIGPEPGDFAWNDLWHDDPTGTDHEKFGAGLAKALYNYMHGIALDEPLSFWFDFKTPRPTVPRQLIQQALQDPGKPDFAKHNQRLFWLGNVPELRYTDAKKGQRAVLTFYEQAEDFEVKTAAPLGPWLHKLITGLATDYDTKLLLKDAAATFPTSVAGMSFEAFVASHAWQLLREKGLLIL, encoded by the coding sequence ATTGCCTCGCCCCGAATTCTGCTCATCACGCCGCCGCTCACGCAGCTGAACACGCCCTATCCGGCCACGCCCTACATCAAGGGGTTTCTCGGGGGCCGGGGCTACCAGGTTACCCAGGCCGACCTGGGCCTGGAGCTAGTGCTGAAGCTATTCTCGTCCGAAGGGCTGCAGCGGGTTTTCGCCGAAATCGAGGCCGGCAGCTTTGAGCTAAGCGACAACGCCCGGCGCATGGTGCGCCTGCAGCGCAGCTACCTGGCCACCATCGGACCCGTTATCCGGTTTCTGCAGAACAAGGACAGCACCCTGGCCTCGCGCATCTGCCACAACCGGTTTCTGCCCGAGGCGGCCCGTTTCGACAACATTGCCGACCTGGAAGCCGCCTTCGGCACCCTGGGCCTGCACGACCAGGCCCGGCACTTGGCTACGCTCTACCTGGAAGACCTTGGGGACCTGATAAAGGAAACCGTGGGGCCGCAGTTTGGCTTTTCGCGCTACGCCGAGCGGCTGGGGATGTCGGCCACCTCGTTTGATGCCATGCACGAGGCCCTGCAAACCGCCCCCAACCTGCTGGACCGGATGCTGCTGGAATTGCTCGACGAGCTGGTAGCCCGGGTGGAGCCCGAGGCCGTGGGCTTCTCGGTGCCTTTTCCCGGCAACCTGTACGGCGCCCTGCGCCTGGCAGGCCGCGTGAAAGAGCTGCGTCCACGGGTAAAAACCCTGATGGGCGGCGGCTACCCCAACACTGAGCTGCGCCAGATCAAGGAGCCCCGCTTTTTCGACTACATCGACTTCCTGACCCTGGACGACGGCGAAGGTCCCTGGCTGCGCCTGCTGGAGTACATTCAGCAGGAAAACGAGCTTCGGACCCAGCAAGTTGAGGGTCATGTCGAGCACAGCGAGACATCTGGCGTGCTGACGGCTGCTTACCATTCCAACGACAGCACGCTAGCTGCTTCGGCTTTGCCTCTGCATGACGTTCTTTCGCTACCCACTGTCCTGCCGGACCGCAGCCTGCTGCAGCGCACGTTTCTGCGCAACGAGGCCGGCATTGTGGAGTACATTAACCACCCGCACCCCGATGTTCCGCACACTGAAGTCGGCACGCCCGACTACAGCGACCTGCCGCTGACGGAGTACTTGTCGGTAATCGAGGTGCTGAATCCCATGCACCGGCTCTGGAGCGACGGGCGGTGGAACAAGCTCACCATTGCCCACGGCTGCTACTGGAAGCGCTGCTCGTTCTGCGACGTGACGCTCGACTACATTTCCCGCTACGAAACCGCCCCGGCCACCCTGCTCGTGGACCGGATTGAGCAAATCGTGCGGCAAACTGGGCAGACCGGCTTTCACTTCGTGGACGAGGCCGCCCCGCCCCTGGCTTTGCGTGACTTGGCCATTGAGCTCATTAAGCGGCAGGTGAATATTACGTGGTGGGGCAACATCCGCTTCGAGAAAACCTTCTCGCCCGACTTGTGCCGCCTGCTAGCCGCCTCGGGCTGCATTGCCGTATCGGGCGGACTGGAAGTGGCCTCCGACCGGCTCTTGGCCCTGATGGAAAAAGGCGTGACCATTGCCCAGGTGGCCCGCGTCACGGATGGCTTTACCCAGGCCGGCATCATGGTGCATGCCTACCTGATGTACGGCTTCCCGACCCAGACCACCCAGGAAACTGTGGACGCGCTGGAGGTGGTGCGGCAGCTCTTCGGGGCGGGCATCGTGCAAAGCGGCTACTGGCACCGCTTCGCCATGACGGCCCACTCCCCCGTGGGGAAAAACCCGGCCAAGTACCAGGTGGTGCCCATCGGGCCTGAGCCCGGCGACTTTGCCTGGAACGACCTGTGGCACGACGACCCCACCGGCACCGACCACGAGAAGTTCGGCGCGGGCCTGGCCAAGGCGCTCTACAACTACATGCACGGCATAGCCCTGGACGAACCCCTGAGCTTCTGGTTCGACTTCAAAACGCCCCGCCCCACGGTTCCGCGCCAGCTGATTCAGCAGGCGCTGCAGGACCCGGGCAAGCCGGATTTTGCCAAGCATAACCAGCGCCTGTTCTGGCTGGGCAACGTGCCGGAGCTGCGCTACACCGACGCCAAGAAAGGCCAGCGCGCCGTGCTGACGTTCTACGAGCAGGCCGAAGACTTCGAAGTCAAAACCGCCGCCCCGCTGGGTCCCTGGCTGCACAAGCTTATCACCGGCCTGGCCACGGACTACGATACCAAACTGCTGCTCAAGGATGCCGCCGCTACTTTCCCGACCAGCGTAGCCGGCATGAGCTTCGAAGCCTTTGTGGCCTCCCACGCCTGGCAACTGCTGCGTGAAAAAGGTCTGCTGATCTTATAA
- a CDS encoding GNAT family N-acetyltransferase: protein MSSPLRISVAKRTPAVAAQLANLGRQTFHDTFAADNTPEDMAEFLAATFSEEKQLAELNDPQTTFLLAHMQQEAVGYAKLRLGSALGLEEGKEPTGRLEIERLYVRQDWIGTGLGAALMRRAIEEARQHQCRTVVLGVWERNQPAIEFYRRFGFREIGKHEFKVGQDVQTDLILRKGL from the coding sequence ATGTCTTCTCCACTTCGAATTTCCGTTGCCAAACGCACCCCGGCCGTAGCTGCCCAGCTCGCCAATTTGGGCCGCCAAACCTTCCACGACACCTTCGCGGCCGATAACACGCCCGAGGACATGGCCGAGTTTCTGGCCGCCACCTTCAGCGAGGAAAAGCAGCTGGCCGAGCTCAACGACCCGCAAACCACCTTTCTGCTGGCCCATATGCAGCAGGAAGCCGTGGGCTATGCCAAGCTGCGGCTGGGCTCCGCGCTGGGGCTGGAAGAAGGCAAGGAGCCCACGGGCCGGCTGGAAATCGAGCGGCTGTACGTGCGCCAGGATTGGATTGGCACCGGCCTGGGCGCAGCTCTTATGCGGCGGGCTATAGAGGAAGCCCGGCAGCACCAGTGCCGCACGGTGGTGCTGGGCGTGTGGGAGCGAAATCAGCCGGCCATTGAGTTCTACCGCCGCTTTGGGTTCCGGGAAATCGGCAAGCATGAGTTTAAGGTGGGTCAGGACGTGCAGACGGACCTGATTCTGCGCAAAGGCCTGTAA
- a CDS encoding NAD(P)-dependent oxidoreductase: MKILIFGASGATGRQLVQQALDQQFSVTAFVRDPAKFKLAHPNLRVVQGDVLRPETVEAAIPGHEAVLLALGVKKNQAGDTTLSDGTQHIIECMRKYGVQRLICESSLGVGSSKNEVGFVFGKIVAPLFLKHIMADKERQEALIQHSGLEWTIVRPAGLTNGKATGGYKVALSFANAKIKGRVSRADVAQFMLKQLATDAFVGRAVGISY; this comes from the coding sequence ATGAAAATCCTCATTTTCGGTGCTTCCGGCGCTACTGGCCGCCAACTGGTGCAGCAGGCCCTCGACCAGCAGTTCAGCGTCACGGCCTTTGTGCGCGACCCGGCTAAGTTTAAGCTGGCGCACCCGAATCTGCGGGTGGTACAGGGGGATGTGCTCCGGCCCGAAACCGTGGAAGCCGCCATACCCGGGCACGAGGCCGTGCTGCTGGCCCTGGGCGTGAAGAAGAACCAGGCGGGGGATACTACGCTGTCGGATGGCACCCAGCACATTATTGAGTGCATGCGCAAATACGGGGTGCAGCGGCTGATCTGCGAATCGTCGCTGGGGGTGGGGAGCAGCAAGAACGAAGTAGGGTTTGTGTTCGGCAAAATCGTGGCGCCGCTGTTTCTCAAGCACATCATGGCTGATAAGGAGCGGCAGGAGGCCCTGATTCAGCACAGTGGTCTGGAGTGGACCATCGTGCGGCCTGCGGGGCTGACCAACGGCAAGGCCACGGGCGGGTATAAAGTGGCGCTGAGCTTTGCCAACGCCAAGATCAAAGGCCGGGTGTCGCGGGCCGATGTTGCGCAGTTTATGCTCAAGCAGCTTGCCACTGATGCCTTCGTGGGGCGGGCCGTGGGAATTTCGTATTAA
- a CDS encoding SMI1/KNR4 family protein, which yields MPLPTDFDAHDFWADSDYATKQHTEAPPTAELIARVETDLGYRLPAFYVALMRTRNGGIPRNTCFPTTEPTSWADDHIAITSISGIGYEKPYALCGGMGSQFMLEEWGYPAIGVVVCDCPSAGHDLIMLDYRACGPEGSQPWYTSIRKMSIGLRIWRPTLKRSFAGWGRNRHLRPNLAQAFDTFSSSIGRYMKYGPFLAALTLLAACRPDTPATESASAPPPTAAPEAAPANSTDTLRLPGGVVLQLQPSTAAAFDQLPASALPAIANDSTVEEKALATAQDRVRRQELNLMLKPDQGPEVQLASTPPAEFTLENGDGVRYQYWGSLPTAHQWVVQAWYWESSGVVLVDQRTGRRAELLGTPSAAPMAAYYCSPAPA from the coding sequence ATGCCACTACCGACCGATTTTGACGCCCATGATTTCTGGGCAGACAGTGACTACGCCACCAAACAACACACGGAGGCCCCACCCACCGCCGAGCTGATTGCCCGGGTAGAAACGGACCTGGGCTACCGGCTGCCGGCTTTTTACGTAGCCTTGATGCGCACCCGCAACGGCGGTATCCCGCGCAATACCTGCTTCCCGACCACGGAGCCAACCAGCTGGGCCGACGACCACATAGCCATTACCAGCATCAGCGGCATCGGCTACGAGAAGCCGTACGCGCTCTGCGGCGGCATGGGCAGCCAGTTTATGCTGGAGGAATGGGGCTACCCGGCCATCGGGGTGGTGGTCTGCGACTGCCCTTCGGCCGGCCACGACCTGATCATGCTCGACTACCGCGCCTGCGGCCCCGAGGGGAGCCAGCCGTGGTACACGTCGATCAGGAAGATGAGTATCGGATTACGTATCTGGCGCCCAACTTTGAAACGTTCATTCGCGGGCTGGGGCCGGAATCGGCATTTGAGGCCTAACCTTGCGCAGGCATTCGATACTTTCAGCTCGTCTATTGGTCGCTATATGAAATACGGTCCTTTCCTGGCCGCGCTAACCCTGCTCGCCGCCTGCCGGCCTGATACGCCCGCTACGGAGTCGGCCTCTGCTCCGCCCCCAACGGCGGCACCTGAAGCTGCCCCAGCTAACTCAACTGATACGCTACGCCTTCCCGGCGGGGTAGTTCTACAGCTGCAGCCTAGCACTGCCGCCGCTTTCGACCAGCTACCCGCCAGCGCCTTGCCCGCAATAGCCAACGACAGCACGGTGGAAGAAAAGGCGCTGGCTACCGCTCAAGACCGGGTGCGGCGGCAGGAACTCAACTTGATGCTTAAGCCCGACCAGGGCCCGGAGGTACAACTAGCTTCGACGCCACCGGCCGAGTTTACCCTGGAAAACGGCGACGGAGTGCGCTACCAATACTGGGGCAGCCTGCCCACTGCCCACCAGTGGGTAGTGCAGGCCTGGTACTGGGAATCGTCGGGCGTGGTGCTGGTAGACCAGCGCACCGGCCGCCGCGCGGAGCTGCTGGGTACTCCGTCGGCCGCCCCGATGGCCGCCTACTACTGCTCACCAGCCCCGGCCTGA
- a CDS encoding DUF4132 domain-containing protein, whose product MALPLGPYASPDWPASQKAGPAWRPLREVLTAIYQATTGGQRDEVQLNLKAQEILNLTGEQQAPTVTFADGDPLGQQLNQFVAGLDSGAAAQWVPLLQLWQKATAGQPSAKLRKELDAATAAVGPAAVREQGCTWLQLLASMPVVERAHVHDYGNGSVYNYTSWDFLTDANMVVAKGLVWTMQTLADAGVLAQLTALAAKCFRKIPGKGPLAAGLGNACLLALSQNGLPGVAALARVRSKIRQTNTQETIARYIAQESEKLGVSPAEIEDMAVPDFGLENGRLEEEFNDYRATLTLTDGKAEVQWQKAGKFLKSAPAALKATHADELKELKAAQTQAQQTYTTQRDRLDRSFVEERRIPWPWFEQYYFQHGLMSILAHPLIWRLYRPDGTTQDALFQDDAWQNAHGRPVPAPTADTQLQLWHPVLASTDEVLAWRQLLEEKQLRQPLKQAFREVYLLTPPEERTRTYSNRMAAHILKQHQFNSLAKLRGWRYRLLGAYDKGYDSETASLPLPTHDLQAEFWVSEVYADGEWNDTGIYNYVSTDQVRFTRGTEPVPLPEVPPLAFSEVMRDVDLFVGVASVGNDPQWRDNGGLAQFRNYWESYSFGDLSEVAKTRKLALQRLVPRLKIGKVSEIKGNFLVVKGHRHVYKIHLGSGNILMEPNDQYLCIVPDRSGKSAAAADVFLPFEGDAVLSIILSKALLLMDDDKITDETILRQL is encoded by the coding sequence GTGGCCTTACCCCTGGGGCCTTACGCTAGCCCAGATTGGCCGGCTAGCCAAAAAGCAGGGCCAGCTTGGCGCCCGCTGCGGGAAGTACTCACGGCCATCTACCAGGCTACCACCGGCGGGCAGCGCGACGAGGTTCAGCTTAATCTGAAAGCCCAGGAAATCCTAAATCTGACCGGCGAACAACAGGCGCCCACGGTAACCTTTGCCGACGGTGACCCGCTTGGTCAGCAGCTCAACCAGTTCGTAGCCGGCCTCGACTCCGGCGCGGCGGCCCAGTGGGTACCGCTGCTCCAGCTCTGGCAGAAAGCTACGGCTGGCCAGCCCAGTGCCAAGCTGCGTAAGGAGCTGGACGCCGCCACGGCCGCTGTTGGCCCCGCTGCCGTGCGCGAGCAAGGCTGCACCTGGCTCCAGCTGTTGGCCAGCATGCCGGTCGTAGAGCGGGCCCACGTGCACGACTACGGCAATGGCTCAGTGTACAACTACACCAGCTGGGACTTCCTGACCGATGCCAATATGGTCGTAGCCAAGGGCCTTGTGTGGACCATGCAGACCCTGGCCGACGCGGGCGTACTGGCGCAACTGACGGCCCTGGCGGCGAAGTGCTTCCGCAAGATTCCGGGTAAGGGCCCTCTGGCGGCTGGCCTGGGCAACGCCTGCCTGCTGGCATTGTCGCAAAACGGCCTGCCCGGCGTGGCTGCCCTGGCGCGGGTCCGCTCGAAGATCCGGCAAACCAACACCCAGGAAACCATTGCCCGCTACATTGCCCAGGAGTCGGAAAAGCTGGGGGTGAGTCCGGCTGAAATCGAGGACATGGCCGTACCGGATTTTGGGCTGGAAAACGGCCGCCTGGAAGAAGAGTTCAACGACTACAGGGCCACGCTTACCCTCACCGACGGTAAGGCCGAGGTACAGTGGCAGAAAGCCGGCAAATTCCTAAAAAGTGCTCCAGCGGCTCTCAAAGCTACCCACGCCGACGAGCTCAAGGAGCTTAAAGCCGCCCAAACCCAGGCCCAGCAGACGTATACCACCCAGCGTGACCGGCTCGACCGGAGCTTTGTGGAAGAGCGCCGCATTCCCTGGCCCTGGTTTGAGCAATACTACTTCCAGCACGGGCTGATGAGCATATTGGCCCACCCGCTGATCTGGCGCCTGTACCGCCCCGACGGCACCACCCAGGATGCCCTGTTTCAGGACGACGCCTGGCAAAACGCCCACGGCCGGCCCGTGCCCGCGCCTACCGCCGATACGCAGCTGCAGCTCTGGCACCCCGTGCTGGCTTCTACCGACGAGGTACTGGCCTGGCGCCAACTCCTGGAAGAAAAGCAGCTGCGGCAGCCGCTGAAACAGGCCTTCCGGGAAGTGTACCTGCTCACGCCGCCCGAGGAGCGCACCCGTACCTACTCCAACCGCATGGCGGCCCACATTCTCAAGCAGCACCAGTTCAACAGCCTGGCCAAGCTGCGCGGCTGGCGCTACCGCCTGCTGGGCGCCTACGACAAAGGCTACGACTCCGAAACGGCCAGCCTGCCCCTGCCCACCCACGATTTGCAGGCCGAGTTCTGGGTGAGCGAAGTGTACGCCGACGGCGAGTGGAACGACACGGGCATCTACAACTACGTCAGCACCGACCAGGTACGGTTTACCCGCGGTACCGAGCCAGTGCCCCTGCCCGAAGTGCCCCCACTGGCCTTCTCGGAAGTAATGCGCGACGTGGACCTGTTTGTGGGCGTGGCCTCGGTGGGCAACGACCCGCAGTGGCGCGACAATGGCGGGCTGGCCCAGTTCCGCAACTACTGGGAAAGCTACAGCTTCGGCGACCTGAGCGAAGTAGCCAAAACCCGTAAGCTGGCCTTGCAACGCCTGGTGCCCCGCCTGAAAATCGGGAAGGTGAGTGAAATAAAGGGCAACTTCCTGGTCGTGAAGGGCCACCGCCACGTCTACAAGATTCACTTGGGCAGCGGCAACATTCTGATGGAGCCCAACGACCAGTACCTGTGCATCGTACCCGACCGGTCCGGCAAGTCGGCGGCCGCGGCCGACGTATTCCTGCCCTTCGAGGGCGACGCCGTGCTGTCCATTATCCTGAGCAAAGCCCTGCTCCTGATGGACGACGACAAGATTACCGACGAAACCATTCTGCGACAGTTGTAG
- a CDS encoding SDR family oxidoreductase, protein MKIAITGATGQLGRLVVEKLKTQVAADQLVALVRNPAKAADLGVEVREADYSQPETLTAALAGVNTLLLISSSEVGQRATQHRNVIEAAKQAGVTRVVYTSVLHADSSPLSLAEEHRATEADLKASSLAFTILRNGWYTENYTGSISGAVAGGAFIGSAKEGRISSATRADFADAAVAVLTGTSHEGKIYELAGDESYTLAELAAEISRQTGKDIPYRDLPVADYAAALASFGVPEGFAHGIASWDADAAAGALFDDSRQLSQLIGHPTTPLTTAVAAALQ, encoded by the coding sequence ATGAAAATTGCCATCACCGGCGCCACCGGTCAGCTCGGTCGCCTTGTCGTTGAAAAACTCAAAACCCAGGTTGCCGCCGACCAGCTCGTGGCCCTGGTCCGCAACCCGGCCAAAGCTGCCGACCTGGGCGTAGAAGTCCGGGAAGCGGATTACAGCCAGCCCGAAACCCTCACTGCTGCTCTGGCCGGCGTGAACACGCTGCTGCTGATTTCCTCGAGTGAGGTTGGGCAGCGCGCCACCCAGCACCGCAACGTTATTGAAGCCGCTAAGCAGGCCGGCGTTACCCGTGTCGTCTACACCAGCGTGCTGCACGCCGATTCCTCACCCCTAAGCCTGGCCGAAGAGCACCGCGCCACGGAAGCCGACCTCAAAGCCTCGAGCCTGGCTTTCACCATCCTGCGCAACGGCTGGTATACTGAAAACTACACCGGCTCCATCTCCGGCGCTGTGGCCGGCGGCGCCTTTATCGGCAGTGCGAAAGAAGGCCGGATTTCCTCCGCCACCCGCGCCGACTTTGCCGATGCTGCCGTAGCCGTACTCACCGGCACCAGCCACGAAGGCAAAATCTACGAGTTGGCCGGCGACGAGTCGTACACCCTAGCCGAGCTGGCCGCGGAAATTTCGCGCCAAACCGGCAAAGACATTCCCTACCGCGACCTGCCCGTCGCCGACTATGCCGCTGCGCTTGCCAGCTTCGGGGTGCCCGAAGGCTTTGCCCACGGCATAGCCAGCTGGGATGCTGATGCCGCCGCCGGTGCCCTCTTCGACGACAGCCGCCAGCTCTCCCAGCTGATTGGCCACCCCACGACGCCTTTGACCACGGCAGTAGCTGCCGCGCTTCAATAG
- a CDS encoding winged helix-turn-helix transcriptional regulator, whose amino-acid sequence MKKSSQPTPAAGLTLTDKLQRGDLLSAGCPSRVVLKHITSRWGVLALMVLDGETRRFSELRRLIDGVSERMLAQTLQWLEADGLVKRVAYDVVPPHVEYSLTPLGQQAAQKVRALADWVEVSFPDVLQHWNKTTGVPQPAEADSEAG is encoded by the coding sequence ATGAAAAAAAGTAGTCAGCCCACCCCGGCAGCCGGCCTCACGCTCACCGACAAGCTGCAGCGGGGCGACCTGCTGTCGGCGGGTTGCCCTTCCCGGGTAGTGCTTAAGCACATTACCAGCCGCTGGGGCGTACTGGCCCTGATGGTGCTGGACGGCGAAACCCGCCGCTTCAGTGAGCTGCGGCGCTTGATTGACGGCGTAAGTGAGCGGATGCTGGCCCAGACCCTGCAGTGGCTCGAAGCCGACGGCCTGGTGAAGCGCGTAGCCTACGACGTAGTGCCGCCCCATGTGGAATACAGCCTGACACCCCTAGGGCAGCAGGCAGCGCAAAAAGTGCGGGCCCTGGCCGATTGGGTGGAAGTCAGCTTCCCCGATGTTCTCCAGCACTGGAATAAAACGACCGGAGTACCGCAACCAGCGGAGGCGGATTCGGAAGCCGGCTAA